The Stomoxys calcitrans chromosome 3, idStoCalc2.1, whole genome shotgun sequence genome includes a region encoding these proteins:
- the LOC106095239 gene encoding uncharacterized protein LOC106095239, with product MIIDGIDTIVNFPSPLFQNEHKNPPQLQSTSSSKAHPSSKSRPSSKAHPAPNPAQLQSPPSSKSRPSSKARPSSKARPSFKPRPSFKAHSSSKACPAPNPAPAPKPAPAPKPAPAPKPTQLQIPPQLQSPPSSKSRPSSKAHPAPNPAQLQSPPSSKSRPSSKSRPSSKAHPAPNPAQLQSPPSSKSRPSSKARPSSKARPCFKPRPSSKARSSSKACPAPNPAPAPKPAPASKPAPAPKPTPASNPAPAPKPAPAPKPAPASKPAPTPKPAPASNPAPAPNSKAHSSSKAHSSSKARPSSKVRPAPKSVQLQSPPQLQIPPQLQSPPSSKSRPSSKARPSSKARPSFKPRPSSKARSSSKARPSFKARPNSKARPSFKARPSSKVRPAPKPTPAPNPAPAPNPAPAPKPVPAPKPAPASNPAPAPKSAPAPKPAPASKPAPTPPQLQTPKPAPASKTTPAPKPAPASKTTPAPKSAPAPKPAPASKPAPAPKEMTGKDIVLELLDTEKKAKLFRQKPVIFTKFVFSGIVEALSNCIEVNKNLRVLSLEGLPLNEKYVESVAKALSSNKGLQDISFQRSNIGDKGCEVICNAVKYLENVEKLNLSECNLTSKGAEFVADMLKIQKITHFTEGWQKSLRYGEVDPDAMHGLRCLKLAGNQQIGDEGLKALVEELKENICVKFLDMENCGLTDVAANLILDCLELNNGIEDFKVANNMDMNKFLQRRIREQLGQADEDQQLMMQQQQHSKMTLAGLREQLKTLQKQLEFERELRQNAECLNAKLNQQIFDYEAQLQREVQSNLPEGYVIVREESLQSLITERNHFQKMISGNEVSEDELMPSHDISRPVTPTQDGATNLSTIANGNELCAASTMSCHAVGPRKVKSEMRYNTPPSRDSSRRKISKSDHEISNESENNMPSSMHIERNIGDTLANITNMSTNMSTTRTTNCSTNRSTITASTVIEKRPQFQSSIHSNLPPNGDEFDSLSMSIASSVCSDTDDFTDLDTLRNQIIDHQPMELFLQSPQQTTTMPLTPMPQCPKQLTTMPLTPMPAKMMEQKPKTNKREKSPRSLFFGTCDD from the exons ATGATTATCGatggtatcgatactatcgttaatttcccatcacctttaTTTCAAAACGAGCATAAGAA cccgccccagctccaaagtACGTCCAGCTCTAAAGCCCACCCCAGCTCCAAAtcccgccccagctccaaagccCACCCAGCTCCAAATCCCGCCCAGCTCCAAAGCCCACCCAGCTCCAAAtcccgccccagctccaaagccCGTCCCAGCTCCAAAGCCCGCCCCAGCTTCAAACCCCGCCCCAGCTTCAAAGCCCACTCCAGCTCCAAAGCCTGCCCAGCTCCAAAccccgccccagctccaaagccCGCTCCAGCTCCAAAgcccgccccagctccaaagccCACCCAGCTCCAAAtcccgccccagctccaaagccCACCCAGCTCCAAAtcccgccccagctccaaagccCACCCAGCTCCAAATCCCGCCCAGCTCCAAAGCCCACCCAGCTCCAAAtcccgccccagctccaaatcccgccccagctccaaagccCACCCAGCTCCAAATCCCGCCCAGCTCCAAAGCCCACCCAGCTCCAAAtcccgccccagctccaaagccCGTCCCAGCTCCAAAGCCCGCCCCTGCTTCAAAccccgccccagctccaaagccCGCTCCAGCTCCAAAGCCTGCCCAGCTCCAAAccccgccccagctccaaagccCGCCCCAGCTTCAAAgcccgccccagctccaaagccCACCCCAGCTTCAAAccccgccccagctccaaagccCGCTCCAGCTCCAAAGCCCGCCCCAGCTTCAAAgcccgccccaactccaaagcCCGCCCCAGCTTCAAAccccgccccagctccaaa ctccaaagccCACTCCAGCTCCAAAGCCCACTCCAGCTCCAAAgcccgccccagctccaaagtCCGTCCAGCTCCAAAGTCCGTCCAGCTCCAAAGCCCACCCCAGCTCCAAAtcccgccccagctccaaagccCACCCAGCTCCAAAtcccgccccagctccaaagccCGTCCCAGCTCCAAAGCCCGCCCCAGCTTCAAAccccgccccagctccaaagccCGCTCCAGCTCCAAAGCCCGCCCCAGCTTCAAAgcccgccccaactccaaagcCCGCCCCAGCTTCAAAgcccgccccagctccaaagtCCGTCCAGCTCCAAAGCCCACCCCAGCTCCAAAtcccgccccagctccaaatcccgccccagctccaaagccCGTCCCAGCTCCAAAGCCCGCCCCAGCTTCAAAccccgccccagctccaaagtCCGCTCCAGCTCCAAAGCCCGCCCCAGCTTCAAAGCCCGCCCCAACTCCACCCCAGCTTCAAA ctccaaagccCGCCCCAGCTTCAAAGACCACCCCAGCTCCAAAGCCCGCCCCAGCTTCAAAGACCACCCCAGCTCCAAAatccgccccagctccaaagccTGCCCCAGCTTCAAAgcccgccccagctccaaa agaAATGACGGGCAAGGACATTG TTCTGGAACTTTTGGATACCGAAAAGAAAGCCAAATTGTTTCGCCAAAAACCTGtaattttcaccaaattcgTATTTAGCGGTATAGTGGAGGCCCTATCAAACTGCATTGAAGTCAATAAGAATTTACGTGTGCTGAGTCTTGAGGGTTTACCCTTGAACGAGAAATATGTGGAATCTGTAGCAAAG GCTCTTTCATCGAATAAAGGCCTACAGGACATAAGTTTCCAGCGATCGAATATCGGTGACAAGGGATGTGAGGTCATTTGCAATGCcgtaaaatatttggaaaatgtggaaaAATTAAATCTATCCGAATGTAATTTGACCTCAAAGGGAGCAGAATTTGTGGCTGACATGTTGAAGATTCAAAAAATCACCCACTTTACCGAAGGTTGGCAAAAATCCTTGCGTTATGGTGAAGTGGATCCCGATGCAATGCATGGATTGAGGTGCCTTAAGCTGGCTGGTAATCAACAAATTGGTGATGAGGGTCTTAAGGCCCTTGTGGAAGAGTTAAAGGAAAATATTTGTGTTAAAT TCCTTGATATGGAGAATTGTGGTCTTACCGATGTAGCGGCCAATTTAATTCTGGACTGCTTGGAGTTGAACAATGGTATAGAGGATTTCAAAGTTGCCAATAACATGGATATGAATAAATTCTTGCAACGCCGTATTCGTGAGCAATTGGGCCAAGCGGATGAAGATCAGCAATTGATgatgcagcagcaacagcattcCAAAATGACTTTGGCCGGTCTGCGAGAGCAATTGAAAACACTGCAGAAACAATTGGAATTTGAAAGGGAGCTAAGGCAAAATGCCGAATGTCTGAATGCTAAACTTAATCAACAGATTTTCGATTATGAGGCACAATTGCAGAGAGAAGTGCAATCTAATTTGCCCGAGGGTTATGTTATAGTCAGAGAAGAATCTTTGCAATCCCTTATAACAGA aCGTAACCATTTCCAGAAGATGATCTCTGGCAACGAAGTCAGCGAGGATGAATTAATGCCTAGTCATGATATTTCGCGTCCTGTAACCCCCACTCAGGACGGTGCTACCAATTTGTCGACTATAGCGAATGGAAACGAGTTGTGTGCTGCCTCAACCATGAGCTGCCATGCTGTGGGTCCACGCAAAGTAAAGAGTGAGATGAGATACAACACGCCTCCATCAAGGGATTCCTCCAGGAGAAAGATCTCAAAATCAGATCATGAAATCTCCAACGAAAGTGAA AATAACATGCCATCATCTATGCACATTGAACGTAACATAGGTGACACATTGGCCAATATCACCAATATGTCCACCAATATGTCCACCACTAGAACCACCAATTGCTCCACTAATAGGTCCACCATTACGGCCTCCACAGTCATCGAAAAACGTCCACAATTCCAAAGTTCCATACACTCCAACCTGCCTCCAAACGGTGATGAGTTCGATTCCTTATCAATGTCCATTGCAAGCAGTGTCTGCAGTGATACTGATGATTTCACAGATTTAGATACTTTGCGCAATCAGATAATAGATCATCAACCAATGGAGCTATTTTTACAAAGCCCTCAACAAACGACAACAATGCCTTTGACTCCCATGCCACAATGTCCGAAACAGTTGACTACAATGCCGTTGACACCGATGCCAGCAAAAATGATGGAACAAAAACCGAAAACTAACAAAAGAGAAAAGTCTCCACGTTCTTTGTTTTTTGGAACCTGCGATGATTAA
- the LOC131996209 gene encoding protein Cep78 homolog, with the protein MYKCSNNDLRNIKSISSTKKLSRCCSFHFRYLELCRAKNLTPLPDIKMKKNSTNILDFYGDKLCVNDWLLVVASLNSDQVLQTLAIRMRKAFPVGEWNKDYIESLYKNKQKRDKFVGVEKKYFGRYIFKIAWMSC; encoded by the coding sequence ATGTATAAATGCAGCAATAACGATTTGCGGAATATCAAAAGTATCAGTTCCACCAAGAAACTGAGCCGTTGCTGCTCGTTCCATTTTCGTTATCTGGAATTATGTCGTGCCAAGAATCTAACCCCTTTGCCCGATATAAAgatgaaaaaaaattctacCAACATTTTGGATTTCTATGGTGACAAGTTGTGTGTTAACGATTGGTTGTTAGTTGTGGCATCATTGAACAGCGATCAAGTGCTGCAAACATTGGCCATACGCATGCGCAAAGCATTTCCAGTGGGTGAGTGGAACAAGGACTATATTGAaagtttatataaaaacaagcaaaagcgcgATAAATTTGTTGGGGtcgaaaaaaagtattttggacgttatatttttaaaatagctTGGATGTcatgttag